TAGGTTTCCAATTCCTTGGAGGTTCCGGTAAAGCAGTGTACAACCCCACGATTGATATTTTGACGATGCTCTTTGAAGATCGAGACAAAATCAAGGTGAGCATCGCGTTCATGTAAAAACAACGGCAGTTGAAGTTCTGTGGCCAGGGAGATTTGTTCGATGAACCACTTTCTTTGGATATCACGCGGGGAGAAGTCGCGGTTATAATCCAGCCCGCACTCTCCAATCGCTACCACATGGGGAAGCGATGCCAGTTCTCTCAATTTCTTGATCGTCGATTCATCACAGCTTTTTGCATCGTGAGGATGAATACCTGCCGTAGTGTACAGCTTTCCTTTGGAGCGACTCGCATATCGTGAGGCATCCAAACTGTTTCTCAAGCTTGTCCCTGTCAAAATTAACGGGTATATTCCTTGTTTCTCTGCTCTCGCAACGACCTCATCGCGGTCTTGGTGAAAGGAGCGGTGCATCAGGTTTACGCCTATATCGATGATCTGTGTATCCAAGAGAATCCATCCTTCCTAGTAGGAGGTTTGAGTGAGTACTGATTTTTCACTAAAATCCCTATTTTTGGTTGTTTTTCATTATAGCTGATGGAGCAGTTAGGTTCTATAGACGAAAAATCCTCCCTGCCGTGACAGAGAGGACTCGTTTCTTTCTATTCTCATGAAGGAATGGCATCCAATGCTCGCCTTACTTTTCTTGCGAAAGCCAGAGGTCTATCGACTGCTTCTATATTTACATAAATCAAGCGGGGACGATCGAATAACCATTCATTATGGATAGACGAGACTTTTATGCCTTGCTTCCGAATGGTTGTAATGAACGGATTGACTTCTTTCTGCAAGAAGGCAGCTCTCCCTAAGCAAAGCGCTTTGCCCGTTTTTGGATTCAAGGATTCAAATGAAAAAGAAGAAGTTACGCGAAATCTTTTCCCCAAAATAGTCGATTTTATTTGATTGCGATTGATGGTTGAGACACATTTTCCGCCGGCAAAACCGGATTGCCCCCTAATAATTCTGGAGAACTGCTCACAAAGCGAGACTTTTTTGGGCATTCCTCATTTCCTCCCTGTTTTTGTTTATCGTATGAAGACAGGTCCAGGATGGAAACGGATGACGGCCTATTACCCAAAGTATAAGATTTTATAGCTCAACCAAAAATCTGCTTATAAATCAAATCAGCATTCTCTTTCTTTACAAACTTTCGAACCTTGCCTTCTTTATCGATAAATGCCCAACGATAGCCCCATTGTGCATCTTCCTCTGGCGTTGGTTTGTATGCAAACACTCCTTTGTTTGAGCCTTTCCAATCAGATTCCGGTCCATATTGATTGTATTGCATCAATGCATGTTCTTTATAAACGTACTTTCTAAGAGTCTGTTCTTTATCCAAAAAGGCCCAGCGGTAACCCCATTGCGCTTCTTCCTCTGGCGTCGGTGTGTAAGAAAATACTCCTGGTGGATAAAGATTTAAATGACTTGTAGATTCACTTATCTTTGCTGCTGCTGTAGGTACTGTATAACTTACGACTCCTGTTGCTACCATTGTAGCTAGGAACATTGCGCTCATGGCTTTTTTGTTAATCATAGAAATCCTCCTTTGATAGTAAATGTAAAATATTGGACATACGTATAATATAATAGAAATAAAAGGGAATTAAAACAGATGAATCCATATTTTCGAATAAATCACACAGCTTATCCTTTAACATAGATCAGACATAAGACAGGCGTGTAAAGCAGTTGGTCAATAGCTTTAGTCCACTCCCTTTAATGATTCAATCATATTGATGTTGGATACTTTTCTTTGAAGTAGCAAGTTGGACAGAATCGTAAGCAAGTAGGCAAGAACAACAGAAACCAACAGGCTAGGAATCGTTAATTGATCCGGGATTTGTTGATGGGTACTGGACAGTGCCTTGACGATCATGGAATAAACATAACCACTTATCGGTAAAGCAACAAGAATCGCAAATGTAGTGAGTATCAGGTTTTCAAAAAAGATGAGTCGGTTTATTTTATGTTTTTGATAGCCTAATACCTTAAGTGTTGCAAGCTCGCGACTCCTTTCATAAATGTTGATGGAAGAGATCGAGTATATCGCGCCAAAAGAGAGGATGACGGCACAAACAATAAACATGATAAATA
This genomic stretch from Brevibacillus brevis harbors:
- a CDS encoding TatD family hydrolase → MDTQIIDIGVNLMHRSFHQDRDEVVARAEKQGIYPLILTGTSLRNSLDASRYASRSKGKLYTTAGIHPHDAKSCDESTIKKLRELASLPHVVAIGECGLDYNRDFSPRDIQRKWFIEQISLATELQLPLFLHERDAHLDFVSIFKEHRQNINRGVVHCFTGTSKELETYLEMDFHIGITGWICDERRGKHLRELVRKIPLNRLMIETDAPFLTPRDLKEKPVDGRNEPIYLRHILHAVAQCMGLSPEEVASATTKTAKEFFNV
- a CDS encoding DUF1259 domain-containing protein, coding for MPKKVSLCEQFSRIIRGQSGFAGGKCVSTINRNQIKSTILGKRFRVTSSFSFESLNPKTGKALCLGRAAFLQKEVNPFITTIRKQGIKVSSIHNEWLFDRPRLIYVNIEAVDRPLAFARKVRRALDAIPS